A part of Aegilops tauschii subsp. strangulata cultivar AL8/78 chromosome 2, Aet v6.0, whole genome shotgun sequence genomic DNA contains:
- the LOC109762493 gene encoding protein SHORT-ROOT 1: MDTLFRLVSLQASEQQQQQQQSASYNSRSTTSSGSRSSSHQTNASYNYYHHSSSSGGGGGGQYYYSQPQQQQPQQSYYLEPYQEECGGNAHQHHLYMDEDFSSSSSSRQHFHSHGGAAHPPTSSATPTAPTPPLSTSSTAGGAGHALFEAADLSFPPDLNLDFSSPASSSGAGGTASSAAVGGGGGGRWASQLLMECARAVATRESQRVQQLMWMLNELASPYGDVEQKLASYFLQGLFARLTASGPRTLRTLAAATDRNTSFDSTRRTALRFQELSPWSSFGHVAANGAILESFLEAAAASSEPQRFHILDLSNTFCTQWPTLLEALATRSPDDTPHLSITTVVSAAPSAPTSAVQRVMREIGQRMEKFARLMGVPFRFRAVHHSGDLAELDLDSLDLREGGATTGIAVNCMNSLRGVVPGGARRRGAFAASLRRLEPRVVTVVEEEADLVATDADASDEGGDTEAAFLKVFGEGLRFFSAYMDSLEESFPKTSNERLALERGAGRAIVDLVSCPASESMERRETAAAWARRLRSAGFSPVPFSEDVADDVRSLLRRYREGWSMREAGTDDSAAGAGVFLAWKEQPLVWASAWRP, translated from the coding sequence ATGGATACGCTGTTTAGGTTGGTTAGCCTCCAAGCCtccgagcagcagcagcagcagcagcaatcggcgtcgtacaactccaGGAGCACCACCTCCAGCGGCTCCAGGTCGTCCTCCCACCAGACCAACGCCTCCTACAACTACTACCAccacagctccagcagcggcggcggcggcggcgggcagtaCTACTACAGCcagccgcagcagcagcagccgcagcAGTCCTACTACCTGGAGCCGTACCAAGAAGAATGCGGTGGCAACGCCCACCAGCACCACCTCTACATGGATGAAgacttctcctcctcctcctcgtcgaggCAGCACTTCCACTCGCACGGCGGCGCGGCCCATCCGCCCACGTCGTCCGCCACGCCCACTGCGCCCACGCCCCCGCTCTCCACCTCGTCCACGGCTGGCGGGGCGGGCCACGCGCTCTTCGAGGCGGCCGACCTGTCTTTCCCGCCGGACCTCAACCTCGACTTCTCGTCCCCGGCCTCGTCGTCCGGCGCCGGGGGCACAGCGTCATCGGCCGCGGTGGGGGGAGGTGGCGGCGGGAGGTGGGCCAGCCAGCTGCTCATGGAGTGCGCGCGCGCGGTGGCGACGCGCGAGAGCCAGCGCGTGCAACAGCTGATGTGGATGCTCAACGAGCTGGCGTCGCCGTACGGGGACGTGGAGCAGAAGCTGGCCTCCTACTTCCTGCAGGGTCTCTTCGCGCGGCTCACGGCGTCCGGCCCCCGGACGCTGCGCACGCTCGCGGCGGCGACCGACCGCAACACGTCCTTCGACTCCACGCGCCGCACAGCGCTGCGGTTCCAGGAGCTCAGCCCCTGGTCGTCGTTCGGGCACGTGGCCGCCAACGGCGCCATACTGGAATCTTTCTTGGAGGCCGCGGCCGCGTCGTCGGAGCCGCAGAGGTTTCACATCCTCGACCTGAGCAACACCTTCTGCACGCAGTGGCCGACGCTGCTCGAGGCCCTGGCCACGCGGTCCCCCGACGACACGCCGCACCTGTCCATCACCACCGTCGTGTCGGCCGCGCCGTCGGCTCCGACGTCCGCCGTGCAGCGCGTGATGCGGGAGATCGGGCAGCGCATGGAGAAGTTCGCGCGGCTGATGGGCGTCCCCTTCCGCTTCCGCGCCGTGCACCACTCCGGGGACCTCGCGGAGCTCGACCTCGACTCGCTCGACCTGCGCGAGGGCGGCGCCACGACCGGCATCGCCGTCAACTGCATGAATTCGCTGCGCGGCGTGGTGCCGGGCGGTGCCCGCCGGCGCGGCGCGTTCGCCGCGTCCCTCCGCCGCCTCGAACCTCGGGTCGTCACCGTGGTCGAGGAGGAGGCAGACCTGGTGGCGACCGACGCCGACGCGTCCGACGAAGGCGGCGACACGGAGGCGGCATTCTTGAAGGTGTTCGGCGAGGGCTTACGGTTCTTCTCGGCTTACATGGACTCGCTAGAGGAGAGCTTCCCCAAGACCAGCAACGAGAGGCTGGCATTGGAGAGGGGAGCAGGACGTGCCATTGTTGACCTGGTCTCGTGCCCAGCGTCGGAGTCCATGGAGCGgcgggagacggcggcggcgtggGCGCGGCGCTTGCGGTCGGCCGGGTTCTCACCGGTGCCATTCAGCGAGGACGTAGCCGACGACGTGCGGTCGCTTCTGCGCCGGTACCGGGAGGGCTGGTCGATGCGGGAGGCCGGCACGGATGACTCGGCGGCCGGAGCCGGCGTGTTCCTCGCGTGGAAGGAGCAGCCTCTGGTGTGGGCAAGCGCGTGGAGGCCATGA